The genomic interval AAACCTCAACCCGCGCTCGCTGGTCAGTGCCAGCTGGGGCCTGCCGCTGTTCCTGCTGCTGATGAGCCTGGCCGTGCCGCTGGTGCTGTGGGCCGGCCTGCGCCTGGGCGCCAGCACCAACCCCGAGTACTTCACCCTGGGCCTGGGGATTGCCGCCAACAACGAAGCACTGGCGCTGCTGGCCTACATCGGCGGCTTGTCAGCCGCCAGCGGCCTGATCATCGTCACCACCCTGGCACTGTCGGGCATGGCCCTCAACCACCTGGTGCTGCCCCTGTACCAGCCCCCGGCCGAAGGCAACATCTACCGTTGGCTGAAGTGGACCCGTCGCGCGCTGATCGTCGCCATCATTACCGCCGGCTTCATGTTCTACCTGACCCAGAACAACCACCAGAGCCTGGCCAACCTGGGCATCGTCGCCTTCGTCGCCACCCTGCAGTTCCTGCCGGGCGTACTATCGGTGCTGTACTGGCCCACCGCCAACCGGCGCGGCTTCATCGCCGGGTTGCTGGCCGGCACCCTGGTGTGGATGGTGACCATGCTGCTGCCGCTGCTGGGCAACCTGCAGGGCTTCTATATACCGCTGCTGGACATGATCTATGTGCTGGACGATACCAGCTGGCACATGGCGGCCATTGCCTCGCTGGCGGCCAACGTTTTGCTGTTCACCCTGATCTCGCTGTTCACCAACGCCAGCAGCGAAGAAGTCAGCGCGGCAGAAGCCTGCGCCGTGGACAACGTACGCCGCCCGCAGCGCCGCGAGTTGCACGCCGCCTCGCCGCAGGAGTTTGCCACCCAACTGGCCAAGCCGCTGGGTGCCAAGGCTGCACAAAAAGAAGTGGAGCAGGCCCTGCGTGACCTCTACTTACCGTTCGACGAGCGCCGCCCCTACGCCTTGCGCCGCCTGCGCGACCGCATCGAGGCCAACCTGTCCGGCCTGATGGGCCCGAGCGTGGCCCAGGACATGGTCGAAACCTTCCTGCCCTACAAGTCCGGTAACGAAAACTATGTGACCGAAGACATCCATTTCATCGAAAGCCGCCTGGAAGACTACCACTCGCGCCTGACCGGCCTGGCCGCCGAGCTCGACGCCCTGCGCCGCTACCATCGCCAGACCCTGCAAGAGCTGCCCATGGGCGTGTGTTCGCTGGCCAAGGACCAGGAAATCCTGATGTGGAACAAGGCCATGGAAGAGCTCACCGGCATCGCCGCCAAGCACGTGGTCGGCTCGCGTCTGCTCACCATCGACGAGCCCTGGCGCGGCCTGCTGCAAGGCTTCATCAACCTGCCCGACGAGCACTTGCACAAGCAGCGCCTGGCACTGGACGGGCAACCGCGCTGGCTGAACCTGCACAAGGCAGCCATTGACGAGCCCCTGGCACCCGGTAACAGCGGCCTTGTGCTGTTGGTGGAAGACCTTACCGAAACCCAGGCACTGGAAGACAAGCTGGTGCACTCCGAGCGCCTGGCCAGCATTGGGCGCCTGGCCGCCGGCGTGGCCCACGAAATCGGCAACCCGATAACCGGCATCGCCTGCCTGGCGCAAAACCTGCGCGAGGAACGCGAGGGCGATGGCGAAATCATCGAGCTATCCAGCCAGATCCTCGACCAGACCAAGCGGGTGTCGCGCATCGTCCAGTCATTGATGAGCTTCGCCCATGCCGGCGGCAGCCACCAGAACAGCGAAGAACCGGTGTGCCTGGCCGAAGTGGCGCAGGACGCCATCGGTCTGCTGGCCTTGAACCGGCGCAATTTCGAAGTCCAGTTCTTCAACCTCTGCAACCCCGACCATTGGGCCGAAGGGGACCCGCAGCGCCTGGCCCAGGTGCTGATCAACCTGCTCTCCAACGCCCGCGACGCATCAAAGCCCGGCAGTGCCGTGCGCGTGCGCACCGAGGTCAGCGAACACACCGTCGACCTGATCGTCGAGGACGAGGGCAGCGGGATACCGAAGAACATCATGGACCGCCTGTTCGAGCCCTTCTTCACCACCAAGGACCCTGGCGAGGGAACCGGACTGGGGCTCGCTCTGGTCTATTCCATCGTGGAAGAGCATTATGGGCAAATCACCATCGACAGCCCGGCCGATATCGAACGGCAACGTGGCACCCGGATCCGCGTGACCCTGCCCCGGCATGTCGTAGCGACGTCCCCTGAAATTCGAGACCGTCGAGAGAATTGAATCAATGCCGCATATTCTGATCGTCGAAGACGAAACCATCATCCGCTCGGCCTTGCGTCGCCTGCTCGAGCGGAACCAGTACCAAGTCAGCGAAGCCGGCTCGGTGCAGGAAGCCCAGGAACGCTTCAGCATTGCCACCTTCGACCTGATCGTCAGCGACCTGCGCCTGCCAGGCGCACCCGGTACCGAGCTGATCAAGCTTGGTCAGGGCACCCCGGTGCTGATCATGACCAGTTACGCCAGCCTGCGCTCGGCGGTAGACTCGATGAAAATGGGCGCGGTGGACTACATCGCCAAGCCATTCGACCACGACGAGATGCTGCAGGCCGTGGCGCGTATCCTGCGCGACCGGCAGAACACCCCGGCCGCCGCACCGGCTGCCGAGCCACGCGCCGCCAATGGCAAGGCCGCCCCGGCCGACAAAGGCAGCGCGGCTGCGGCCAATGGCGAAATCGGCATCATCGGCTCGTGCCCGCCGATGCAGGACATGTACAGCAAGATCCGCAAGGTTGCGCCCACCGACTCCAACGTGCTGATCCAGGGTGAATCGGGTACCGGTAAAGAGCTGGTGGCCCGCGCCCTGCACAACCTGTCGCGCCGCGCCAAGGCACCGATGATCTCGGTGAACTGCGCAGCCATCCCCGAGACACTGATCGAGTCCGAACTGTTCGGTCACGAAAAAGGCGCGTTCACTGGCGCCAGCGCCGGGCGTGCGGGCCTGGTAGAAGCCGCCGACGGCGGCACGCTGTTCCTCGACGAAATCGGCGAACTGCCGCTGGAAGCCCAGGCCCGCCTGCTGCGCGTGCTGCAGGAAGGCGAGATTCGCCGGGTGGGTTCGGTGCAATCGCAAAAGGTCGATGTGCGCCTGATCGCCGCGACCCACCGCGACCTGAAGAACCTGGCCAAGGCCGGCCAGTTCCGCGAAGACCTTTACTACCGCCTGCACGTGATCGCCCTGAAACTGCCTGCCCTGCGCGAGCGCGGCAGCGACGTCAACGAAATCGCCAGCGCCTTCCTGGCGCGCCAGAGCGCGCGTATCGGCCGCGACGACCTGCACTTCTCGGCCGAAGCCGAGCAAGCCATTCGTCACTACAGCTGGCCGGGTAACGTGCGAGAGCTGGAAAACGCAGTGGAGCGCGCGGTGATCCTCAGCGAGAGCGCGGAAATTTCTGCCGAACTGCTGGGCATCGACATCGAGCTGAGCGACCTGGAAGAGGACGAGATCCTCAACAACGCCCTGGTGGTGGCCAGCGCTGCCAATGCCAGCCACGAGCCGACCGAGGACCTGTCGCTGGAAGACTACTTCCAGCACTTCGTACTCGAGCATCAGGACCACATGACCGAGACCGAACTGGCACGCAAGCTTGGCGTCAGCCGCAAGTGCCTGTGGGAACGCCGCCAGCGCCTGGGCATTCCACGGCGCAAGAGCAACGCTACCAGCGATAATTGAGTTCGGCACAGCATTGTTGTCGCCTTCGAGATCGAGCGCCGCCCGCGCGGCGCTTCGCGGGGCAAGCCCGCTCCCACATCTGTTTCGGGCCAAGATCTCCTGCCACCATTGGCCCGCGGCCCCTTGCTGCACGACGTGATTGAGTGGAACAACAGAGGGGCGAGCTCCGATGCCTCAGGATTGATTGGCCCGAAACAAATGTGGGAGCGGGCTTGCCCCGCGAAGCGCCGCGCGGGCGGCGCTCGATCTCACAGGCGCTGAACGGGGTGTGGCGAACACATCTGGCCCGGAAACACCCCAGGTAACACATCAGTTCCCACAAAAATCTGTTACCCAACCTTTCCGCCGTAACAGTTCCCGAGGCGTACGGTAACGAAATTGCGACATTTTGAGCGTCGTGAAAACTGCTGAAATGCCTCAACCCCTTGATTTTACTGGGTTTGCAAAAGTTGGCACGGCACCTGCTATATGCTTAGTACAAAAACAATAACAAGCACTGCAACCTAAAATAAGAACAAGACGAAACGGCTCACGCACAATAAAAACAAGACGGCGGAGGCGCAGCTAACTGATTCTTTTGGAGAGGATGCGTGTTTGGGGCTTGCCCCACGACCAGGCAGAGAACAACAAAAACTGCACTAAAAAGCAGCGCCTGAACTGGTTGGATCGACAGATCAACGTGACATCAGCGGCCAAAGCAATCCGTTTGCTCTTAACCCCTGGATTGGGGGTCGTCCACAAGCTTCGAGATTTGTGGACAGGGCACTCAACAAAAACAAAAAGCCCAGCAAAAAAAACAATAAGAGCACGCAACGACTTCTTGGGGAGCTTAGGCTCCCCTTGTCGTTTCTACCCTTCTGGCAGGCATCCTGCTACCCGCCTACACCATTCCCCGAGTAAATGCTAGAATCCCCGCCCATCATGCGGCCATTCTCCTATTATTGGCCGAACATTCCTTCACACAGTGCATCCCATGCTGAAGAAGCTGTTCCAGTCTTTCCGCCCGCCCGTACCGGGCACGCACCACAGGCGCACTACGCCTGAGGTGATCAACAAGAGCCAGCACTCGCTGCAGCGCCACCAGTTCAGCCGCCACGCGGTGAATATCGTGGAACGCCTGCAGAGCGCCGGCTACCAGGCTTACCTGGTCGGTGGCTGTGTCCGCGACCTGATGCTGGGCATTACGCCGAAAGATTTCGACGTCGCCACCAGCGCCACCCCCGAACAGGTCCGTGCCGAATTCCGTAACGCGCGCATCATTGGTCGCCGCTTCAAACTGGTCCACGTGCATTTCGGCCGTGAGATCATCGAAGTTGCCACCTTCCGCGCCCCTCACTCGGAAGACGACCAGGGCGACAGCCACCGTTCGTCGCACAATTCCAGTGGCCGCATCCTGCGTGACAACGTGTACGGCACCTTGGAAGAAGACGCGCAACGCCGCGACTTCACCATCAATGCCCTGTACTACGACCCGGTCAGCGAGCGCATTCTCGATTACGCCAACGGTGTGCACGATGTGCGCAACCGCCTGCTGCGGCTGATCGGCGACCCGACCCACCGCTACCAGGAAGACCCTGTGCGCATGCTGCGCGCGGTGCGTTTTGCCGCCAAGCTGGACTTCGGTATCGAGAAGCACACGGTCCAGCCGATCCGCCAGCTTGCCCCGCTGCTGCGCGAGATTCCGCCCGCACGCCTGTTCGAGGAAAGCCTCAAGCTGTTCCTCTCAGGCCAAGGCGCCATGGCCTTCGAGATGCTGGTCGACCTGCAGCTGTTCGAGCCGTTGTTCCCGGCCAGCGCACACGCCCTGGACGAGCGCCCGACCTACGCCCACACACTGATCAGCCAAGCGTTGCAAAACACCGACCTGCGGGTGAAGCAGGGCAAACCGGTAACCCCGGCGTTCCTGTTCGCCGCACTGCTGTGGCCAGCCCTGCCGGCCCGCGTGCTGCACCTGCAGAACCAGGGCGTGCCGCCGATTCCCGCCATGAACGGCGCGGCCCACGACCTGATCGCCGAGCAATGCGCGCGCATCGCCATCCCCAAGCGTTTCACGCTGCCGATCCGCGAGATCTGGGACATGCAGGAGCGCCTGCCACGGCGCAGCGGCAAACGCGCCGACATGCTGCTGGACAACCCTCGCTTCCGCGCCGGTTACGACTTCCTGCTGCTGCGTGAAAGCGCCGGGGAAGATACCGACGACCTCGGCCAGTGGTGGACCGACTACCAGGATGCCAACGACAGCGAGCGTCGCGAGATGATTCGCGAGCTGGGCAGCCGTGACGAAGGTGCCGGCCCGCGCAAACGCAAACGCAGCACCAGCAAACGCAAACGCGGTGGTGACGAGGCGTCCGAGTGAAGACTCGCGCCTACGTCGGCCTGGGCAGCAACCTGGACGCACCCGCCGAACAACTGCGCAGTGCCTTGCAGGCGCTTGACCAGGTGGAGGGTACTCGCCTGGTGGCGGCTTCGGCCTTGTACACCAGCGATTCGCTGCTGCCCGGCCAACCGCGTTACACCAACGCTGTCGCCGCCCTGGACACCGCACTGCCGCCTCTGGCGCTGCTCGATGCACTGCAAGCCATCGAGAACGGCCAGGGCCGCGTGCGCAAGGAGCGCTGGGGCCCGCGCACGCTGGACCTGGACATCCTGCTGTTCGGTGACCTGGTACTCGACGAGCCACGCCTGAAAGTGCCGCATTACCACATGCATGCCCGGCCTTTCGTGCTGTACCCACTGGCCGAACTGGTGCCGGACGACTTCCACCTGGCAGATGGCCGCGCCCTCGCGCAATTGCTCGGCGACTGCCCGTTCGTCGGCCTTGAACGCCTGTAAACCGGGCGTTCCAGCGTTGCACACTGGCACGGTAACGCCAGTAACACCCTGATCGTAACAATGCGGTAACAGGGTGATTGACTTCCCCCACCTCGCTCACGACTATAGGCGTCCCGTGCAGCCCCAAAGTGCCGCATACCCGTATTTAGGCCCGGACGGACCTGTGCCCGAACATCACGCGCGATGATGTGCCGCTCCGGAAGATGACTACACGCGTTGAATGCAGTCGTTTTTTACAGCGCCTGAACGAGGATTTTCCGACATGCCTGAAGTAACCCTTACCACCCTCAATGGCCTCAAGGCCAAGGGTGAAAAAATCACCATGCTGACCTGCTACGACGCGACCTTCGCCAAGGCCGCCAGCCAGGCCGGCATTGAAGTGTTGCTGGTAGGCGACTCGCTGGGGATGGTCCTGCAGGGGCACGACAGCACCCTGCCGGTCACCACGGCGGACATGGCCTACCACACCGCCAGCGTCAAACGCGGTAATGACGGTGCACTGATACTCACCGACCTGCCATTCATGGCGCACGCCACCCCGGAGCAAGCCTTTGCCAACAGCGCCACGCTTATGCGCGCCGGCGCCCACATGGTCAAAATCGAAGGCGCCGCCTGGCTGGCCGAAACCATCCGCCTGCTGGCTGAGCGCGGTGTGCCGGTGTGCGCACACATGGGCCTGACCCCGCAGACCGTCAACGTGCTGGGCGGCTACAAGGTGCAAGGCCGTCAGGAGGCCCAGGCCCGGCAGATGCGCGCCGACGCCATCGCCCTCGAACAGGCCGGCGCGGCCATGCTGCTGCTCGAATGCGTACCCAGCGAACTGGCGGCAGAAATCACCAACGCCGTGGGCATCCCGGTGATCGGCATTGGCGCCGGCAGCGCCACCGATGGCCAGGTGCTGGTACTGCACGACATGCTCGGCCTGTCGCTGAGCGGCCGAGTGCCGAAGTTCGTGAAGAACTTCATGCAAGGCCAGCCCGATATCCACAGCGCGCTCGTCGCTTACGTCGAGGCGGTCAAGCAAGTCAGCTTCCCTGGTAGCGAACACGGGTTCAGTGCATGAATACAGTCAAGACCGTCCGCGAATTGCGCGCCGCCGTCGCCCGCGCTCGCGGTGAAGGCAAGCGCATCGGCTTCGTGCCCACCATGGGCAACCTGCACAGCGGCCACGCGGCCCTGGTAACCAAGGCTGCGCAGCGCGCCGATTTCGTGGTGGCCAGCATCTTCGTCAACCCGCTGCAGTTTGGCGCCAACGAAGACCTCGACAAGTACCCGCGCACCCTGGCCGCAGACCAGGAGCGCCTGCTGCAGGCCGGCTGCAACCTGCTGTTCGCGCCCACCGTGGAAGAGATGTACCCCGACGGCATGAGCGTGCAAACCCGCGTCAGCGTGCCCCACCTGTCCGAAGGCCTGTGCGGCGCCAGCCGGCCGGGGCATTTCGAAGGTGTGGCCACCGTGGTCAGCAAGCTGTTCAACATGGTCCAGCCAGACCTTGCCGTGTTCGGTGAAAAGGACTTCCAGCAACTGGCGGTGATCCGCGCCATGGTGCGCGACCTGAACATGCCGGTTCAGATCATTGGCGAGCCCACTGTGCGTGCCGAGGATGGCCTGGCACTGTCGTCGCGCAATGGCTACCTCACGCCGGAGCAGCGTGCGACCGCGCCGGTGCTGTACCGCACGCTGCAGCACATCGCAGCGGCCATCGGCCGTGGCCAACGGGATTTTGCCGCGCTGGTCGCCGAGGGGCAGGCGCAGCTGAGTGCTGCGGGGCTGCGCGCGGATTATCTGGAAGTGCGCCATGCCGTGAGCCTACGCCCGGCAATGATCGATGATCGCGATTTGGTGGTGATTGCTGCGGCTTATCTGGGTAACACCAGGTTGATCGACAACCTTTACCTGCATGTGGAAGAAAAGACCGCATAACGGCCTGGGGCTGCTATGCAGCCCATTCGCGGGACAAGCCCGCTCCCACAGCCGTCAAGCCCGACACAGAAACTGTGGGAGCGGCCTTGTGCCGCGAATGGGGCGCAAAGCGCTCCCCAAAATCACCCTGCCATACCCATTCCCAGTGCGTGGCCTTTGCCTATAATGATGCCAGCCTGAACCCGGCAATGACTGCCGTGTCCAAGGCCTCATCACGCACCAAGGGAACCCCGCGCAATGGCGTATTACCGTACACCCCACGATGTGACGGCGCTGCCCGCCTGGCAGGCGCTTCAGCAACACCGCGACGCCATGCAAGGCTTCAGCATGCGCGAAGCCTTCGCCGCCGATGCCCAACGCTTCGACCAGTTCTCCCTGAGCTGCTGCGGCCTGTTCCTCGACTACTCGAAAAACCTGATCACCGAACAAAGCCGCGACCTGCTGGTGAACCTGGCCAACGAAGTGGGCCTGCAGGACGCCATCAAGTCGATGTTCAGCGGCGAAATCATCAACGCTTCCGAAGGCCGCCCGGTGC from Pseudomonas fortuita carries:
- a CDS encoding sensor histidine kinase, coding for MPMSFSLTQMILISAGYLMVLFGVAWISERGLIPRSIIRHPLTYTLSLGVYASAWAFYGSVGLAYQYGYGFLACYLGVSGAFLLAPVLLYPILKITRTYQLSSLADLLAFRFRSTWAGALTTIIMLIGVLPLLALQIQAVADSISILTGEPVKARVAFAFCTLIILFTIFFGSRHIATREKHEGLVFAIAFESVIKLLALGGIGLYALYGVFGGPHELEVWLLQNQTALAALHTPLQEGPWRTLLLVFFASAIVMPHMYHMAFTENLNPRSLVSASWGLPLFLLLMSLAVPLVLWAGLRLGASTNPEYFTLGLGIAANNEALALLAYIGGLSAASGLIIVTTLALSGMALNHLVLPLYQPPAEGNIYRWLKWTRRALIVAIITAGFMFYLTQNNHQSLANLGIVAFVATLQFLPGVLSVLYWPTANRRGFIAGLLAGTLVWMVTMLLPLLGNLQGFYIPLLDMIYVLDDTSWHMAAIASLAANVLLFTLISLFTNASSEEVSAAEACAVDNVRRPQRRELHAASPQEFATQLAKPLGAKAAQKEVEQALRDLYLPFDERRPYALRRLRDRIEANLSGLMGPSVAQDMVETFLPYKSGNENYVTEDIHFIESRLEDYHSRLTGLAAELDALRRYHRQTLQELPMGVCSLAKDQEILMWNKAMEELTGIAAKHVVGSRLLTIDEPWRGLLQGFINLPDEHLHKQRLALDGQPRWLNLHKAAIDEPLAPGNSGLVLLVEDLTETQALEDKLVHSERLASIGRLAAGVAHEIGNPITGIACLAQNLREEREGDGEIIELSSQILDQTKRVSRIVQSLMSFAHAGGSHQNSEEPVCLAEVAQDAIGLLALNRRNFEVQFFNLCNPDHWAEGDPQRLAQVLINLLSNARDASKPGSAVRVRTEVSEHTVDLIVEDEGSGIPKNIMDRLFEPFFTTKDPGEGTGLGLALVYSIVEEHYGQITIDSPADIERQRGTRIRVTLPRHVVATSPEIRDRREN
- a CDS encoding sigma-54-dependent transcriptional regulator, which translates into the protein MPHILIVEDETIIRSALRRLLERNQYQVSEAGSVQEAQERFSIATFDLIVSDLRLPGAPGTELIKLGQGTPVLIMTSYASLRSAVDSMKMGAVDYIAKPFDHDEMLQAVARILRDRQNTPAAAPAAEPRAANGKAAPADKGSAAAANGEIGIIGSCPPMQDMYSKIRKVAPTDSNVLIQGESGTGKELVARALHNLSRRAKAPMISVNCAAIPETLIESELFGHEKGAFTGASAGRAGLVEAADGGTLFLDEIGELPLEAQARLLRVLQEGEIRRVGSVQSQKVDVRLIAATHRDLKNLAKAGQFREDLYYRLHVIALKLPALRERGSDVNEIASAFLARQSARIGRDDLHFSAEAEQAIRHYSWPGNVRELENAVERAVILSESAEISAELLGIDIELSDLEEDEILNNALVVASAANASHEPTEDLSLEDYFQHFVLEHQDHMTETELARKLGVSRKCLWERRQRLGIPRRKSNATSDN
- a CDS encoding polynucleotide adenylyltransferase PcnB, translated to MLKKLFQSFRPPVPGTHHRRTTPEVINKSQHSLQRHQFSRHAVNIVERLQSAGYQAYLVGGCVRDLMLGITPKDFDVATSATPEQVRAEFRNARIIGRRFKLVHVHFGREIIEVATFRAPHSEDDQGDSHRSSHNSSGRILRDNVYGTLEEDAQRRDFTINALYYDPVSERILDYANGVHDVRNRLLRLIGDPTHRYQEDPVRMLRAVRFAAKLDFGIEKHTVQPIRQLAPLLREIPPARLFEESLKLFLSGQGAMAFEMLVDLQLFEPLFPASAHALDERPTYAHTLISQALQNTDLRVKQGKPVTPAFLFAALLWPALPARVLHLQNQGVPPIPAMNGAAHDLIAEQCARIAIPKRFTLPIREIWDMQERLPRRSGKRADMLLDNPRFRAGYDFLLLRESAGEDTDDLGQWWTDYQDANDSERREMIRELGSRDEGAGPRKRKRSTSKRKRGGDEASE
- the folK gene encoding 2-amino-4-hydroxy-6-hydroxymethyldihydropteridine diphosphokinase translates to MKTRAYVGLGSNLDAPAEQLRSALQALDQVEGTRLVAASALYTSDSLLPGQPRYTNAVAALDTALPPLALLDALQAIENGQGRVRKERWGPRTLDLDILLFGDLVLDEPRLKVPHYHMHARPFVLYPLAELVPDDFHLADGRALAQLLGDCPFVGLERL
- the panB gene encoding 3-methyl-2-oxobutanoate hydroxymethyltransferase — protein: MPEVTLTTLNGLKAKGEKITMLTCYDATFAKAASQAGIEVLLVGDSLGMVLQGHDSTLPVTTADMAYHTASVKRGNDGALILTDLPFMAHATPEQAFANSATLMRAGAHMVKIEGAAWLAETIRLLAERGVPVCAHMGLTPQTVNVLGGYKVQGRQEAQARQMRADAIALEQAGAAMLLLECVPSELAAEITNAVGIPVIGIGAGSATDGQVLVLHDMLGLSLSGRVPKFVKNFMQGQPDIHSALVAYVEAVKQVSFPGSEHGFSA
- the panC gene encoding pantoate--beta-alanine ligase, giving the protein MNTVKTVRELRAAVARARGEGKRIGFVPTMGNLHSGHAALVTKAAQRADFVVASIFVNPLQFGANEDLDKYPRTLAADQERLLQAGCNLLFAPTVEEMYPDGMSVQTRVSVPHLSEGLCGASRPGHFEGVATVVSKLFNMVQPDLAVFGEKDFQQLAVIRAMVRDLNMPVQIIGEPTVRAEDGLALSSRNGYLTPEQRATAPVLYRTLQHIAAAIGRGQRDFAALVAEGQAQLSAAGLRADYLEVRHAVSLRPAMIDDRDLVVIAAAYLGNTRLIDNLYLHVEEKTA